The genomic window CGGTTTTTTAATTTTAAATTCTATCTGTCCGAGGTAATCTAATATTTCTAAATTCTGTAAGCCGGTTTCTTCAGCTACTTCTCTCTTGGCGGTAGCTACCAAATCTTCACCGCTTTCCAAATGCCCCTTTGGTAATGCCCACTTATTGTAAGCGTTTAGTATTAATGCCACCTTGCAACCCTTCTCATCTTGATAATAAACGACGCCACCAACCGATGTTTCCCGCTCAATCCGTTCATCCATGTTTTGTTTTTCACCCTTTTGCTCCATCTCTTTATAAATAGAACCCAAAACACCATTAATAAACTTGCCGGACGAATCACCACCATAAGTCTTTGCCAATTCAATGGCTTCATTAATAGCCACCTTGGGTGGAATATTTAAATCATACTTAAGTTCATAAATGCCAATACGTAAACAGTTGCGATCCGTTGGTGTAATCTGGTCTAGTGGCCACTCTGGTGCGTATTTTACAATTAGGGCATCAATCTCGGTGACGTTCTTTTTAACACCCTCTACCAAGCTTAGACTAAACCCCTCGTC from Candidatus Komeilibacteria bacterium CG_4_10_14_0_2_um_filter_37_10 includes these protein-coding regions:
- the nusB gene encoding transcription antitermination factor NusB produces the protein MSNRHLARTLALQTLFQWDFNGQKEILADVLSYNFKEFANDFNDEGFSLSLVEGVKKNVTEIDALIVKYAPEWPLDQITPTDRNCLRIGIYELKYDLNIPPKVAINEAIELAKTYGGDSSGKFINGVLGSIYKEMEQKGEKQNMDERIERETSVGGVVYYQDEKGCKVALILNAYNKWALPKGHLESGEDLVATAKREVAEETGLQNLEILDYLGQIEFKIKKPQIATILKTVHFYLIRSEDDKLVLPKTAELKDVSWFEPQEAWQKIDYENTKEVLARAFEILKITVQ